A region from the Musa acuminata AAA Group cultivar baxijiao chromosome BXJ1-10, Cavendish_Baxijiao_AAA, whole genome shotgun sequence genome encodes:
- the LOC103968757 gene encoding tRNA(adenine(34)) deaminase, chloroplastic, giving the protein MYGGYAAATFAVRSKSSICHSRRLALLDDGGGDEFALHGLSINPRFMLYGYYSRQSSLIYWSHLRTFLAGHGRRHYLRLSLRDVQPCAPRVPARRGGCRACCCCRSPQPRFQMAGECCRESFDDGMWEDDADYVEFGDMRRHSRREVKIRSDDGEKVRSLRARKDTSSSVCPSCGHENKMSGGLSSGGNKCYTGKKVNAAVREVREGWKLEDDVDYDSREESDYRASNYNVRDLTSARVSNRKTEGRSAKSIASAYQEKEDHQFKVEDEVKKRDSRERSRKFAKIVKVDDNVDVASSFINMANLRKVDRDKQVVEQDKQEVDKRMQRGASCSFLAHGRRDEYYLGKQNIIGRESREGSQKSVIASDVHEDDMMMTSKPKRHVDERKVDMAESSLKQHGQVDKRVVRRAESRTEVGDEYVNNENQVAVQREAIEGSQRFRRIPGVHEDNAGRIASAESMLDTRKVDKEHSSTSIMKKHTAVDQQAVRSYESREQLQNFRQIEEVHNSNIQNVSNNEKRHEEVLVKNRDDKSISVHMARDNRGHIGQQIIDKMELGKQYENQVDVSRPHVRGTENASSSQSLLRSRINDRVDYSTSIMNPIHQVEKHQTQSESQYAYQYSPKRESGKAMCTSELPRKDSGKVSTAQVMYNADIQNELNSCQYSSRRECETDARMSYAVTDIQRNFNSQNISNMRIRNSKERSSLLMVQDDKKKLGTVTGESSQPINQEITSLGAFDGDSSFLDTHMQQPDDPSCRDENYLVKSDTLDSASRLESSSAMYVGEFVDKLRHESSTFISSGTRTEKAHGKGIQATTSMQSDRLVATITEKDEKYIQEGSGRSSRSGIRGPSDEMWDVRSLISQKDGRKEERGEHGLSAGVIDSTTTTPTVENTIAGRSPKSLWAHIADIMRMGWVHRAESHTSNRKSGKRSSSEGSEAWFSGQDASDDENDPNARSSEIKELLPVAAPVDRGHETHSSITQGCFQAPDVVVMQLGGGASTSMATAGGYASKGASANSRPEQSTLAENEKGTKSIIYRAITVDKPSLMTGDASSVAIDEGITYTGNLTVPVSGYKPSLMTGDASSVAIDEGITYTGNLTVPVSGYTNFEEDLLREEPPEADKTEGKDGELKRRKLQRNKQVLKETFEEWEEAYRFESERRKIDEYFMREALVEAQKAADIWEVPVGAVLVQNGKIIARGFNLVEERRDSTAHAEMICIREASNLLRTWRLAETTLYVTLEPCPMCAGAILQARVDTVVWGAPNKLLGADGSWIRLFPGDNGGSSSLDPSSQMAGPVHPFHPNIRIRRGVLATECSDVLQQFFQLRRKKKKKPESPPQSCLPVPNHPIKLFTRMHNIFSVMFCL; this is encoded by the exons ATGTACGGCGGCTACGCGGCCGCTACCTTCGCTGTGAGGTCAAAATCCTCCATTTGCCACTCTCGCCGCCTTGCCCTCCTCGACGATGGGGGAGGGGATGAATTCGCCCTCCATGGGCTCTCCATAAACCCCAGATTCATGCTCTATGGCTACTACTCGAGGCAGTCCAGTTTGATCTACTGGTCGCATCTGAGAACCTTTCTCGCCGGTCATGGTCGGCGccactacctccggctgagcctccGCGATGTTCAGCCGTGCGCTCCCAGGGTGCCAGCGAGGAGAGGAGGGTGCAGGGCTTGTTGTTGCTGTCGGAGCCCCCAACCGAGGTTTCAAATGGCCGGTGAGTGCTGCAGAGAAAGCTTCGATGACGGGATGTGGGAAGATGACGCGGACTACGTTGAGTTTGGCGATATGAGGAGGCATTCGAGGAGGGAGGTTAAAATTAGGTCGGATGATGGTGAAAAGGTACGATCTTTGAGAGCGAGGAAAGATACATCGAGCTCGGTCTGCCCCTCGTGTGGGCATGAGAACAAGATGAGTGGGGGGCTGAGCTCTGGTGGTAACAAGTGTTACACTGGCAAGAAAGTCAATGCAGCGGTAAGAGAGGTTCGAGAAGGTTGGAAGTTGGAGGATGATGTTGATTATGATTCAAGAGAAGAATCAGATTATAGAGCTAGCAACTATAATGTGAGGGACTTGACATCGGCAAGGGTCTCTAATAGGAAGACTGAGGGTAGGTCGGCCAAATCAATTGCTTCAGCCTATCAAGAGAAAGAAgatcaccaatttaaagtggaagACGAGGTCAAGAAGAGAGACTCAAGGGAACGTTCCCGAAAGTTTGCAAAAATTGTTAAGGTGGATGACAATGTGGATGTGGCTTCCAGTTTTATTAATATGGCTAATCTAAGGAAGGTGGACAGAGACAAGCAAGTCGTTGAACAAGATAAACAGGAAGTTGACAAAAGAATGCAAAGAGGCGCTTCATGCAGTTTTTTGGCTCATGGAAGGAGGGATGAATATTACCTTGGAAAGCAAAACATTATTGGGAGGGAGTCCAGGGAAGGATCACAAAAGTCTGTAATAGCATCTGATGTACATGAGGATGATATGATGATGACATCCAAGCCTAAGAGACACGTTGATGAAAGGAAGGTTGATATGGCAGAAAGTTCATTGAAACAGCATGGGCAAGTAGACAAAAGAGTAGTTAGACGAGCTGAATCGAGAACTGAAGTCGGTGACGAATATGTTAATAATGAGAATCAGGTTGCCGTGCAAAGGGAAGCGATAGAAGGATCTCAAAGATTTAGGAGAATACCTGGGGTGCATGAGGACAATGCAGGGAGGATCGCCAGTGCTGAGAGCATGCTTGACACGAGGAAGGTGGACAAGGAACATTCTTCTACATCAATCATGAAGAAGCATACTGCAGTAGATCAGCAAGCAGTTAGAAGCTACGAATCAAGAGAACAATTACAAAATTTTAGACAGATAGAAGAGGTCCATAATAGCAACATCCAGAACGTCTCAAATAATGAAAAGCGACACGAGGAAGTGCTGGTGAAGAACAGAGATGATAAATCAATTTCAGTTCACATGGCTAGAGATAACAGAGGCCACATTGGCCAACAGATTATTGATAAAATGGAACTTGGTAAGCAGTATGAAAATCAAGTTGATGTTTCTAGACCCCATGTAAGGGGAACTGAGAATGCCAGCAGCTCTCAGAGCCTTCTGCGATCGAGAATAAATGATCGAGTAGACTATTCTACTTCAATTATGAATCCAATTCATCAAGTGGAGAAGCACCAAACACAATCAGAAAGTCAATATGCTTATCAATATAGTCCAAAAAGAGAATCTGGAAAGGCCATGTGTACTTCTGAGTTGCCAAGGAAAGATAGTGGAAAGGTTTCCACTGCCCAAGTCATGTACAATGCAGACATACAAAATGAGCTCAACAGTTGTCAGTATAGTTCGAGAAGAGAATGTGAAACAGATGCTAGAATGTCTTATGCAGTGACTGACATCCAAAGGAACTTTAATTCGCAGAATATATCTAATATGAGAATCAGAAACAGTAAAGAGAGATCTTCATTGTTGATGGTGCAGGATGATAAAAAGAAACTTGGTACTGTAACCGGAGAGAGTTCACAGCCGATAAATCAAGAAATCACTTCTCTTGGTGCTTTTGATGGTGATTCCAGCTTTCTTGACACACATATGCAACAACCAGATGATCCATCCTGCAGAGATGAGAACTACCTAGTCAAAAGTGATACACTGGATTCTGCTAGTAGATTAGAGAGCTCTTCTGCGATGTATGTTGGTGAGTTTGTGGACAAGCTAAGGCACGAGTCATCAACTTTTATATCTTCTGGAACtcggacagaaaaagcacatggtAAAGGCATTCAAGCAACTACATCCATGCAGTCAGATAGACTTGTTGCCACAATAACAGaaaaggatgaaaaatatatacaaGAAGGTTCAGGGAGATCTTCTAGGTCTGGAATTAGAGGGCCATCAGATGAGATGTGGGATGTTAGGAGCCTGATTTCTCAAAAAGATGGTAGGAAAGAAGAACGGGGGGAACATGGTTTATCTGCTGGAGTTATAGATTCTACAACCACTACCCCTACTGTCGAAAATACCATTGCTGGAAGATCCCCCAAGTCATTGTGGGCTCACATAGCAGATATAATGAGAATGGGTTGGGTTCATCGTGCTGAATCTCATACTTCAAATCGGAAATCAGGCAAGAGAAGCTCCTCTGAAGGCAGTGAGGCTTGGTTTTCTGGTCAAGATGCTAGTGATGATGAGAATGATCCTAATGCAAGAAGCAGTGAAATAAAGGAGTTATTGCCAGTTGCAGCCCCTGTAGATCGAGGCCATGAGACACATTCTAGTATTACTCAAGGATGTTTTCAGGCACCAGATGTTGTTGTCATGCAGTTGGGAGGTGGTGCATCCACCTCGATGGCAACTGCAGGAGGTTATGCATCAAAAGGTGCTTCTGCTAATTCAAGGCCAGAACAGTCAACATTGGCTGAGAATGAAAAGGGAACCAAAAGTATAATTTATCGTGCAATAACAGTTgacaaaccatcattgatgactgGTGATGCATCTTCAGTTGCCATTGATGAAGGAATAACTTATACAGGAAATCTTACAGTACCTGTATCTGGCtacaaaccatcattgatgactgGTGATGCATCTTCAGTTGCCATTGATGAAGGAATAACTTATACAGGGAATCTTACAGTACCTGTATCTGGCTACACGAATTTTGAAGAAGATCTATTGAGAGAGGAACCACCTGAAGCTGACAAGACCGAAGGGAAGGATGGGGAGTTAAAAAGGAGGAAACTTCAAAGGAACAAACAAGTACTAAAAGAAACATTTGAGGAGTGGGAAGAAGCATACAGGTTTGAAAGTGAACGGAGAAAAATCGATGAGTATTTTATGAGGGAAGCTCTAGTGGAAGCTCAGAAAGCTGCAGACATCTGGGAGGTACCAGTTGGGGCTGTATTAGTGCAGAACGGAAAGATAATTGCTCGGGGCTTCAATCT AGTGGAAGAAAGGCGTGATTCAACTGCACATGCTGAAATGATTTGTATTCGCGAAGCATCTAATCTTCTTCGGACCTGGCGCCTTGCA GAAACAACACTTTATGTGACACTTGAGCCTTGCCCCATGTGTGCTGGAGCAATCCTCCAGGCTAGAGTTGATACTGTGGTATGGGGAGCTCCCAACAAACTACTAGGAGCTGATGGCAGCTGGATCAG GCTATTTCCTGGTGATAATGGAGGAAGTAGTAGCTTAGATCCATCAAGCCAAATGGCCGGTCCTGTTCATCCCTTCCACCCTAACATAAGAATAAGACGTGGGGTGCTTGCAACCGAGTGCTCCGATGTACTGCAACAATTCTTCCAActcagaaggaagaagaaaaagaagccggAGTCACCACCGCAATCATGTCTGCCAGTGCCAAACCACCCTATAAAGTTATTTACGAGGATGCATAACATCTTCTCCGTAATGTTTTGTTTGTAG